The following proteins are encoded in a genomic region of Roseinatronobacter sp. S2:
- the recN gene encoding DNA repair protein RecN encodes MLLSLDIRDMLIIDRLELAFQPGLNVLTGETGAGKSILLDSLGFVLGWRGRADLVRQGADQGEVVAEFALGPDHPAQTILADAGFEPSDTLLLRRVNARDGRKTAWVNDRRASGEVLRALSETLVELHGQQDDRGLLNPRGHRDLLDAYAGVSDQIAATRRAWTTLRKARKAREAEAARLAEVAAEEDFLRHAVAELDALEPEPGEEATLDSRRRLMQAAQKLKGDVARALAALSGEGAERMLVDATRWLEGAADEVEGRLDGPLEALGRAMDALGEAQNGIESCLDALDINPSELEAVEERLFGLRGLARKHSVLPDDLGDFAATLRQRLDVLDNGARQMADLARAEEDARAAYDDAARVLSAARTAAAASLDTDMARELAPLKLDRAVFTTVLKVDEPGPDGVDSVSFEVATNPGAPAGPLSRIASGGELSRFLLALKVCLVRGVSGITMIFDEIDRGVGGATADAVGRRLRALAQGSQVLVVTHSPQVAALGAHHWRVEKQVCNDITLSRVVPLSADDRVQEIARMLSGDTITKAARAAAEDLLHAGT; translated from the coding sequence ATGCTGCTGTCGCTTGATATTCGGGACATGTTGATCATTGACCGGCTGGAACTTGCATTCCAGCCCGGTCTGAACGTGCTGACCGGCGAAACAGGCGCGGGTAAATCCATATTGCTGGACAGTCTGGGGTTTGTTCTTGGCTGGCGCGGGCGTGCTGATCTGGTGCGCCAAGGTGCCGATCAGGGCGAAGTGGTTGCCGAATTTGCGCTAGGTCCCGACCATCCCGCACAAACCATTCTGGCAGATGCCGGATTCGAGCCGTCCGATACGTTGTTGCTGCGGCGCGTCAATGCCCGCGACGGACGCAAGACCGCGTGGGTGAACGACCGCCGCGCATCCGGCGAGGTGCTGCGCGCCCTGTCCGAAACGCTGGTTGAACTGCATGGCCAGCAGGATGATCGCGGGCTATTGAACCCGCGCGGACACCGTGACTTGCTGGATGCCTATGCAGGTGTGTCCGACCAGATTGCCGCCACGCGCCGCGCATGGACCACATTGCGCAAAGCCCGCAAAGCCCGCGAAGCCGAAGCTGCACGTCTGGCAGAAGTCGCAGCCGAGGAAGATTTCCTGCGCCATGCCGTTGCGGAACTGGATGCGCTTGAACCCGAACCGGGTGAAGAAGCGACACTGGATTCCCGCCGCCGCCTGATGCAGGCCGCGCAAAAGCTGAAAGGTGACGTAGCCCGCGCCCTTGCCGCCCTGTCAGGAGAGGGCGCAGAGCGAATGCTGGTCGATGCCACGCGCTGGCTTGAAGGGGCAGCAGACGAAGTCGAAGGTCGCCTTGACGGACCGCTTGAGGCACTTGGCCGCGCCATGGATGCCTTGGGAGAGGCGCAAAACGGCATTGAAAGCTGTCTTGACGCACTGGATATAAACCCCTCGGAACTGGAAGCTGTCGAAGAACGGTTGTTTGGTCTGCGCGGTCTGGCGCGCAAGCATTCGGTTTTGCCTGACGATCTGGGGGATTTTGCAGCCACGCTGCGCCAGCGTCTGGACGTGCTGGACAATGGCGCGCGCCAGATGGCGGATCTGGCCCGCGCCGAAGAAGATGCGCGCGCCGCCTATGATGATGCAGCCCGCGTGTTAAGTGCGGCCCGCACAGCGGCTGCGGCAAGCCTTGATACGGACATGGCGCGCGAACTGGCACCGCTGAAGCTGGACCGCGCAGTGTTCACGACGGTCCTGAAAGTTGATGAACCCGGCCCCGACGGGGTTGATTCCGTAAGTTTTGAGGTGGCGACCAACCCCGGCGCACCGGCTGGCCCTTTGTCGCGAATTGCTTCTGGCGGGGAATTGTCACGCTTTTTGTTGGCATTGAAGGTCTGTCTGGTGCGCGGCGTGTCCGGCATCACCATGATCTTCGATGAAATTGATCGCGGCGTGGGCGGAGCTACTGCCGATGCAGTCGGGCGCAGGTTGCGGGCCTTGGCGCAAGGGTCGCAAGTGCTGGTTGTCACGCATTCTCCGCAGGTTGCCGCCCTTGGTGCCCATCACTGGCGGGTTGAAAAGCAGGTTTGCAACGACATCACGTTGTCGCGCGTTGTGCCGCTTTCCGCCGATGACCGCGTGCAAGAGATTGCAAGAATGCTGTCGGGTGATACGATCACCAAAGCAGCCCGCGCAGCAGCAGAAGATTTGTTGCACGCAGGCACCTGA
- a CDS encoding nicotinate-nucleotide adenylyltransferase, producing MNATARHVLPHAPKGSAIGLFGGSFDPAHDGHAHVTRHALRAFGLDRMWWLVSPGNPLKANGPAPMAQRVERAKALISHPRVVVTTAEAQLGTRYTADTIRRLMQLYPDRRFVWIMGADNLAGFHHWENWRWIMETVPVAVIARPGQQRRALSSVAARAYAKNRILPARAMTLASIPAPAWCYITIPMRDISSTQLRAAGFWA from the coding sequence TTGAATGCTACTGCCCGCCATGTCCTGCCCCATGCGCCCAAAGGGTCTGCCATCGGCCTGTTCGGGGGGTCGTTCGATCCTGCACATGACGGGCATGCCCATGTCACGCGGCATGCCCTGCGCGCCTTCGGTCTGGACCGGATGTGGTGGCTGGTATCGCCCGGCAACCCGCTAAAGGCCAATGGCCCCGCGCCAATGGCACAACGGGTGGAGCGTGCGAAGGCGCTGATCTCGCATCCGCGCGTCGTGGTCACCACCGCCGAGGCGCAACTGGGAACCCGCTACACCGCCGATACGATACGCCGCTTGATGCAGCTGTATCCGGACCGCAGATTTGTGTGGATTATGGGCGCGGATAATCTGGCAGGGTTTCACCATTGGGAAAACTGGCGCTGGATCATGGAAACGGTGCCTGTGGCCGTGATTGCGCGCCCCGGCCAGCAACGCCGCGCCCTGTCATCGGTTGCGGCGCGCGCTTATGCGAAGAATCGTATCCTGCCCGCCCGCGCAATGACGCTGGCATCCATACCCGCCCCTGCATGGTGCTACATTACAATTCCCATGCGCGATATTTCGTCGACGCAGTTGCGTGCTGCGGGATTTTGGGCCTAG
- a CDS encoding helix-turn-helix domain-containing protein — MSKSSLTGTRIRARRNLRGLRQSDLAQMVGVSPSYMNLIEHNRRKVSPPLLHAVAQALGVSEDALVQDSDIRFVEGARAAALRTDTNIVDLERVDEFTGRFPGWAKVLAETQARVETLERVVEQLSDRMTHDPYLGAALHEIISAVTSVQSTAAILNDGGDIAPEWQTRFHENILNDSKRLAEGAVALVNYLDAADDTESGLAAPQEEVEAWLARLGFHLPALEAGHPAKLPDMVDGQVELSSDASRVLALQWLTRLQDDARALPLDPFLDALAELGIAPDVLAARFNVPLQQVLRRLAMLPADDARTRDVPATGLVVCDGSGTLVLRRAVDGFPMPRFGGGCPLWPLYQAQHSPGRPLRVSLVTDGRLGRRFTTYAICAPDAPPSFAYPPVMQSTMLIVPETASSAPDLQPSVVVGGSCRTCAQTDCPARREPSILVAFA, encoded by the coding sequence TTGTCAAAATCCAGTCTGACGGGAACGCGCATTCGCGCCAGACGCAACCTGCGCGGTTTGCGCCAGTCCGATCTGGCGCAGATGGTCGGTGTGTCACCTTCCTACATGAACCTGATTGAACATAACCGCCGCAAGGTCAGCCCGCCTTTGCTGCATGCTGTGGCCCAAGCCCTTGGCGTGTCCGAGGATGCGCTGGTTCAGGACAGTGACATCCGGTTTGTGGAAGGTGCGCGCGCGGCGGCCCTGCGCACAGATACGAATATTGTCGATCTGGAACGGGTTGACGAATTTACCGGGCGGTTTCCCGGTTGGGCCAAGGTTCTTGCAGAAACGCAGGCCCGTGTCGAAACGCTGGAACGTGTTGTCGAACAGCTTAGCGACCGGATGACGCATGATCCCTATCTGGGGGCGGCGCTGCATGAAATCATTTCTGCGGTCACATCGGTTCAGTCCACCGCAGCAATTCTGAACGATGGTGGTGACATCGCGCCGGAATGGCAGACACGGTTTCATGAAAACATCCTGAATGATTCCAAACGTCTGGCCGAAGGGGCTGTGGCGTTGGTCAATTACCTTGACGCGGCAGATGATACCGAAAGCGGGCTGGCCGCACCACAAGAAGAAGTCGAAGCATGGCTTGCGCGTTTGGGCTTTCATCTGCCCGCGCTGGAGGCCGGACATCCGGCAAAACTGCCAGACATGGTGGACGGGCAGGTCGAGCTGTCATCTGATGCGTCGCGCGTGTTGGCGTTGCAGTGGCTGACGCGGCTGCAAGATGACGCGCGCGCCCTGCCGCTTGATCCCTTTCTTGATGCGTTGGCCGAACTTGGCATTGCGCCTGATGTGTTGGCCGCGCGGTTTAACGTTCCCTTGCAGCAGGTTCTGCGGCGTCTGGCCATGCTGCCTGCCGATGATGCACGCACCCGCGATGTGCCCGCAACCGGACTGGTGGTCTGCGACGGGTCCGGCACATTGGTTTTGCGCCGCGCCGTTGACGGGTTTCCCATGCCGCGGTTTGGGGGCGGGTGTCCGCTATGGCCCTTGTATCAGGCGCAGCACAGCCCCGGCAGGCCCCTTCGTGTGTCGCTGGTCACAGATGGGCGTCTGGGACGGCGTTTCACAACCTATGCCATCTGTGCGCCTGACGCGCCGCCCAGTTTCGCCTATCCGCCGGTCATGCAATCCACCATGCTGATTGTGCCGGAAACCGCGTCGTCTGCGCCGGACCTCCAGCCTTCTGTCGTTGTCGGGGGAAGTTGCCGGACATGCGCACAGACGGATTGTCCGGCACGGCGCGAACCATCGATACTGGTCGCTTTCGCCTAG
- a CDS encoding DUF6324 family protein translates to MGINSESDISANLQIGPTTMGMVRIYVAGDGIDLPLDFDPEEAEEIAQELRTAAAGARKMAEAAKSKKK, encoded by the coding sequence ATGGGAATCAATTCCGAAAGCGATATTTCCGCGAATCTTCAAATCGGGCCAACCACCATGGGAATGGTCCGCATCTATGTCGCGGGCGATGGAATCGACCTGCCGCTGGATTTCGACCCTGAAGAGGCCGAAGAAATCGCACAGGAACTGCGCACCGCAGCCGCGGGCGCACGCAAGATGGCTGAGGCCGCGAAGTCAAAGAAAAAGTAA
- a CDS encoding response regulator transcription factor, with protein MDKRVLVVEDEPNISEAIRFILTRNGWHVDVTADGVAAIGDLQANPPDLLILDLMLPGVSGFDILKALRADPATQAMSVLMLTAKGQTADREEAERLGVTRFMTKPFANSDVVAAVREMAGS; from the coding sequence ATGGACAAGCGCGTACTCGTGGTCGAAGACGAACCTAACATATCCGAAGCGATACGGTTCATCCTGACGCGAAACGGCTGGCATGTAGATGTCACCGCTGACGGTGTTGCGGCCATTGGTGATCTACAGGCAAATCCACCTGATTTGCTGATTCTGGACCTTATGCTGCCCGGTGTCAGCGGGTTTGACATACTTAAAGCCTTGCGCGCGGACCCTGCCACGCAGGCGATGTCGGTTCTTATGCTGACCGCCAAGGGCCAGACCGCCGACCGCGAAGAAGCCGAGCGTCTGGGGGTGACCCGTTTCATGACCAAACCTTTTGCCAATTCCGACGTTGTGGCGGCAGTGCGTGAAATGGCGGGTTCATGA
- the accB gene encoding acetyl-CoA carboxylase biotin carboxyl carrier protein has protein sequence MDQTRNDADVAFIKALAELLNDNDLSELSVKREYGDNDSLNVRVSKMVAQQFVTAAPAPQSAPAPAYAPQAAASAAADASAAADPAQHPGAVTSPMVGTVYMAPEPGSANFVSVGDQVSEGDTLLIIEAMKTMNHIPAPRAGVVKRILVADGSPVEYSAPLMIIE, from the coding sequence ATGGATCAGACCCGCAATGACGCCGATGTAGCCTTTATCAAAGCCCTTGCGGAGCTTCTGAACGACAATGATTTGTCCGAACTTAGCGTAAAGCGCGAATACGGCGACAACGACAGCCTGAATGTGCGTGTGTCAAAAATGGTTGCGCAACAATTTGTCACCGCAGCCCCCGCGCCCCAAAGCGCGCCCGCGCCGGCGTATGCACCACAAGCTGCCGCGTCCGCCGCTGCGGATGCAAGCGCGGCAGCCGATCCAGCCCAGCACCCTGGCGCAGTAACAAGCCCGATGGTCGGCACTGTGTATATGGCCCCGGAACCGGGCAGCGCGAATTTTGTCAGTGTCGGCGATCAGGTCAGCGAAGGTGACACACTGCTGATTATTGAAGCCATGAAAACCATGAACCACATTCCCGCGCCGCGCGCCGGTGTGGTCAAGCGCATTCTGGTCGCAGATGGCAGCCCGGTCGAATATAGCGCGCCGCTGATGATCATTGAATAA
- the accC gene encoding acetyl-CoA carboxylase biotin carboxylase subunit — protein sequence MFQKILIANRGEIALRVIRACREMGIVSVAVHSTADSDAMHVRMADEAICIGPPPSGQSYLSVPAIISACEISGADAIHPGYGFLSENAAFVQVVEDHDITFIGPSAEHIRMMGDKITAKETMKALGVPCVPGSDGGVVDFETAQTVAAEIGYPVIIKATAGGGGRGMKQAMNASELESAFRTARSEAKAAFGNDEVYIEKYLSTPRHIEVQVFGDGKGNAVHLGERDCSLQRRHQKVLEEAPSPAIDTATRARIGQTCAEAVARIGYRGAGTIEFLYENDEFYFIEMNTRLQVEHPVTEAIFGVDLVREQIRVAAGADLSFSQDELQVLGHAIEVRINAEKLPNFTPCPGRVNTYHAPGGLGVRMDSALYSGYSIPPYYDSLIAKLIVHGRDRPEALARLNRALGELIIDGVDSSVPLFRALLEQDDVQTGNYNIHWLEKFLAQALDPK from the coding sequence ATGTTTCAGAAGATCCTTATTGCCAATCGCGGGGAAATCGCACTGCGCGTTATTCGTGCATGCCGTGAAATGGGCATAGTGTCCGTCGCGGTCCATTCTACCGCCGATTCTGATGCAATGCATGTGCGCATGGCAGATGAAGCAATCTGCATCGGCCCGCCCCCGTCGGGCCAAAGCTATCTGTCTGTGCCCGCGATCATATCTGCATGCGAAATTTCGGGGGCGGATGCTATTCACCCCGGCTACGGGTTCCTGTCGGAAAACGCAGCTTTCGTGCAGGTGGTCGAAGATCACGACATCACATTTATCGGGCCGTCGGCGGAACATATCCGCATGATGGGCGACAAGATCACCGCCAAGGAAACCATGAAGGCCCTTGGCGTGCCCTGTGTCCCCGGATCGGATGGCGGGGTCGTGGATTTTGAAACCGCGCAGACGGTGGCCGCCGAAATCGGATACCCTGTCATCATCAAGGCGACGGCGGGCGGTGGCGGGCGCGGCATGAAACAGGCCATGAACGCATCTGAACTGGAATCTGCCTTCCGCACGGCGCGGTCCGAAGCCAAGGCCGCGTTCGGCAATGATGAAGTGTATATCGAAAAATACCTAAGCACGCCGCGCCATATCGAGGTGCAGGTTTTCGGCGATGGCAAGGGAAATGCCGTGCATCTGGGCGAACGCGACTGCTCGCTGCAACGCCGCCACCAGAAGGTTCTGGAAGAAGCCCCCAGCCCCGCCATTGACACAGCCACCCGCGCGCGCATCGGCCAGACCTGCGCCGAGGCTGTGGCCCGCATTGGCTATCGTGGTGCGGGAACGATTGAGTTTCTGTATGAAAATGATGAATTCTACTTCATCGAAATGAACACCCGCCTACAGGTTGAACACCCTGTGACTGAAGCGATTTTTGGTGTCGATCTGGTGCGCGAACAGATTCGCGTGGCGGCAGGGGCTGATTTGTCGTTTTCGCAAGATGAACTTCAGGTTCTGGGTCATGCGATTGAAGTGCGCATCAATGCCGAAAAACTGCCGAATTTCACACCCTGCCCCGGCCGGGTGAACACTTATCACGCGCCCGGTGGCTTGGGCGTGCGGATGGATTCTGCACTGTATTCAGGTTATTCCATCCCGCCCTATTATGACAGCCTGATTGCAAAACTGATCGTGCATGGCCGTGACCGGCCAGAAGCACTGGCGCGGCTGAACCGTGCCTTGGGTGAGTTGATCATCGACGGTGTGGACAGTTCGGTGCCGCTTTTCCGCGCGCTGCTGGAACAAGATGATGTTCAGACAGGGAACTACAACATCCACTGGCTGGAAAAGTTTCTGGCGCAGGCGCTGGACCCGAAATAG
- the dacB gene encoding D-alanyl-D-alanine carboxypeptidase/D-alanyl-D-alanine-endopeptidase codes for MMTWGPEGDRRRVLRLLVGGGALCAVPACAQAPDRSLRPQQRPAQPADRIVSRAGLGGDLSYAVMDMGSGNLLEGRGGNTPLPPASVAKTLTGLYALEILGGAYQFRTRLMTTGTIADGVLRGDLVLAGGGDPLLDTDDLARMAADLRGAGVQRIDGRFLVWGGALPFVEQIANDQAPQAGYNATVSGLNLNFNRVHFGWTRAGNDYTVSMDGRSDRHRPAVQMARMQVVNRGSPLYTYSRAQAQDSWTVARSALGNSGSRWLPVRHPELYAGEVLRALGSGQGVTLPAPQVTQSPPSGQVLVEHRSKVLTEVLRDTLRFSTNITAEALGLMASTVQAGAVPRNLAASAAQMSDWARARYGMSSARLVDHSGLGAASRVSMVDLCNMFRRAGQEGVLRGLLREHPLRDGNGNIMSNPGIDVRAKTGTLYFVSALGGYVAQPGGRDLAFAMCSADLSRRAQVAGGDLDRPDGTAAWARTARNMQQDMLFRWAQAHS; via the coding sequence ATGATGACTTGGGGGCCAGAGGGGGACCGGCGCAGAGTGTTGCGCCTGCTGGTCGGTGGGGGCGCACTTTGCGCGGTTCCGGCATGCGCACAAGCGCCTGACCGGTCATTACGACCGCAACAAAGACCGGCACAACCCGCCGACAGAATCGTATCGCGTGCGGGTCTTGGCGGCGACCTGTCATATGCGGTCATGGATATGGGTAGTGGAAATCTGCTGGAAGGGCGGGGCGGGAACACACCCTTGCCACCGGCAAGTGTGGCAAAAACCCTGACCGGTCTGTATGCGCTGGAAATACTGGGCGGGGCCTATCAGTTCCGCACACGGCTGATGACAACCGGAACCATTGCCGATGGGGTGCTGCGCGGTGATCTGGTGTTGGCGGGCGGGGGCGATCCACTGCTGGACACGGATGATCTGGCGCGCATGGCTGCTGATTTGCGCGGCGCGGGTGTTCAGCGCATTGACGGGCGCTTTCTGGTCTGGGGTGGTGCGCTGCCATTTGTCGAGCAGATCGCCAATGATCAGGCGCCGCAGGCAGGGTATAATGCCACCGTTTCGGGACTGAACCTTAATTTCAACCGCGTTCATTTCGGCTGGACGCGCGCGGGAAATGATTACACCGTGTCCATGGACGGGCGGTCTGACAGGCACCGTCCCGCCGTGCAGATGGCACGCATGCAGGTCGTCAACCGTGGCAGCCCGCTTTATACTTACAGCCGCGCACAGGCGCAGGATTCGTGGACCGTTGCGCGCAGTGCGTTGGGCAATAGCGGGTCGCGCTGGCTGCCCGTCCGCCATCCCGAACTTTACGCAGGCGAAGTGCTGCGCGCCCTTGGCAGTGGCCAGGGGGTGACACTGCCCGCGCCACAGGTGACACAATCACCCCCCAGCGGGCAGGTGCTGGTTGAACACCGCTCCAAGGTGCTGACCGAAGTGCTGCGCGACACGTTGCGGTTTTCGACGAACATCACAGCCGAAGCGCTGGGGCTGATGGCAAGCACGGTTCAGGCGGGCGCGGTGCCACGCAATCTGGCCGCATCTGCCGCGCAGATGTCGGATTGGGCGCGCGCGCGCTATGGCATGTCCAGCGCCCGCCTTGTGGACCATTCCGGCCTTGGGGCAGCATCGCGTGTGTCCATGGTTGATCTGTGCAACATGTTCCGGCGTGCAGGGCAGGAAGGCGTGCTGCGCGGGTTACTGCGCGAGCACCCGTTGCGCGATGGCAATGGCAACATCATGTCGAACCCCGGAATTGATGTGCGCGCCAAGACTGGAACACTTTATTTCGTGTCGGCGCTGGGGGGGTATGTCGCACAGCCGGGCGGGCGCGATCTGGCATTCGCGATGTGCTCGGCGGACCTGTCGCGGCGCGCGCAGGTGGCAGGCGGGGATCTGGACCGCCCCGATGGAACGGCGGCTTGGGCGCGCACAGCGCGAAATATGCAGCAGGATATGTTATTTCGCTGGGCGCAGGCACATTCCTGA